In a single window of the Armatimonadota bacterium genome:
- a CDS encoding vitamin K epoxide reductase family protein translates to MLSAYMLWTRAAHAPLYCPLGSGCDIVQSSRFAAVFGIPVSLLGVLFYTALLLLAARPLPPARRVTLALPLAAAGLGASLVFTIVQQTAIRATCSLCIVSALLTAAIAILVWREPRRGDWRLWTATAVAPLVAALFLIAGYTASRPPTAEQLYAEGLARHLTAIGAKFYGAYWCPHCTNQKEMFGRAAALLPYIECDPRSPIGQPQVCAAAQIRAYPTWEINGRRFEGELSLRQLAELSGYRPPP, encoded by the coding sequence GTGCTCAGCGCCTACATGCTGTGGACCCGGGCGGCCCACGCGCCGCTGTACTGCCCGCTGGGCAGCGGGTGCGACATCGTCCAGTCGAGCCGGTTCGCGGCGGTCTTCGGCATCCCGGTGTCGCTGCTGGGCGTGCTGTTCTACACGGCGCTCCTCCTCCTGGCCGCCCGGCCCCTGCCCCCTGCCCGGCGTGTGACGCTGGCTCTGCCGCTCGCGGCAGCCGGCCTGGGGGCTTCGCTGGTCTTCACGATCGTCCAGCAGACGGCCATCAGAGCGACCTGCTCGCTGTGCATCGTCTCCGCCCTGCTCACGGCCGCGATCGCCATTCTGGTGTGGCGGGAACCGCGCCGGGGGGACTGGCGGCTCTGGACGGCCACGGCCGTCGCCCCGCTCGTCGCCGCCCTCTTCCTGATCGCCGGGTACACCGCCTCGAGACCGCCGACGGCCGAGCAACTCTACGCCGAGGGGCTGGCGCGTCACCTGACGGCCATCGGCGCGAAGTTCTACGGCGCCTACTGGTGCCCTCACTGCACCAACCAGAAGGAGATGTTCGGCAGGGCCGCGGCACTGCTGCCGTACATCGAGTGCGACCCGCGATCGCCGATCGGGCAACCCCAGGTCTGCGCGGCCGCCCAGATCCGCGCCTATCCCACCTGGGAGATCAACGGGCGGCGGTTTGAGGGGGAACTCTCCCTCCGGCAGCTGGCCGAGCTGTCGGGCTACCGGCCCCCGCCCTGA
- a CDS encoding DUF3795 domain-containing protein → MPEDYAAICGLYWEGSAWYETLGATCATQGEAALPKICPVYACAKERAVAHCGVCPEFPCILLVHMAAQTAGGDPRIASAALRAELGDDLWAAWARQQRTWVNAYCPLRVLHTVSERG, encoded by the coding sequence ATGCCCGAGGATTACGCGGCGATCTGCGGCCTCTACTGGGAAGGCAGCGCGTGGTACGAGACGCTGGGGGCGACGTGCGCCACCCAGGGGGAAGCGGCGCTGCCGAAGATCTGTCCGGTCTACGCGTGCGCGAAGGAGCGCGCCGTCGCGCACTGCGGGGTGTGCCCGGAGTTCCCCTGCATCCTCCTCGTGCACATGGCGGCGCAGACCGCGGGGGGCGATCCACGCATCGCTTCAGCCGCGCTGCGGGCCGAACTCGGAGACGACCTGTGGGCGGCCTGGGCACGCCAGCAGCGCACCTGGGTCAACGCCTACTGCCCGCTGCGTGTCCTCCACACAGTAAGCGAGCGGGGCTGA
- a CDS encoding cupredoxin domain-containing protein — translation MLRRRALGFALAALAVLAAAGFLATLPFRPPKATGPAPAESQRVILSMAGFEPRHLQARAGTDLAITFVNVDTSLHMDGGGWHQFRIEALNIDVRVPPRTAQTVRLGRIPAGTYVFYCDLCCGGKENPAMRGLLEVSG, via the coding sequence ATGCTTCGTCGCCGCGCGCTCGGGTTCGCCCTGGCCGCCCTGGCCGTGCTCGCCGCGGCGGGGTTCCTGGCCACCCTGCCGTTCCGCCCGCCGAAGGCCACCGGCCCTGCCCCGGCGGAGAGCCAGCGCGTCATCTTGAGCATGGCCGGATTCGAGCCCAGGCACCTGCAGGCACGGGCGGGGACGGACTTGGCGATCACCTTCGTCAACGTGGACACCTCGCTGCACATGGACGGAGGCGGATGGCATCAATTCCGCATCGAGGCCTTGAATATCGACGTCCGCGTGCCGCCCCGGACGGCGCAGACCGTACGCCTCGGGCGGATTCCCGCCGGGACCTACGTCTTCTACTGCGACCTCTGCTGCGGCGGCAAGGAGAACCCGGCGATGCGCGGCCTGCTCGAGGTCAGCGGGTGA